Proteins from one Microbacterium hatanonis genomic window:
- the mmuM gene encoding homocysteine S-methyltransferase produces MDLSAGPIVLDGGLGTLLESHGHDLSDPLWSARLLVDDPDAIRAAHAEYFAAGAQVAITASYQVGFSSLARRGFSAADTEGMLRASVRLAASALSAVVADGVPRWIAASIGPYGATLGDGSEYRGTSGLTRDELRRWHEPRFAVLADAGADLLAFETIPTLDEAAALVDLARGCGRPAWLSFTIEGGRLRSGQPMADGFALANTADEVIAVGINCSHPDEVPGAIAAARSVTDRPVVIYPNSGERWDADARVWRGAPGLPGDDWAAGASLVGGCCRVGPADIARVRAGLRAGGPIRRLR; encoded by the coding sequence ATGGATCTCTCCGCCGGGCCGATCGTCCTCGACGGCGGACTGGGCACGCTCCTCGAGTCGCACGGCCACGACCTGTCCGACCCGCTGTGGAGCGCGAGGCTCCTCGTCGACGACCCCGACGCCATCCGCGCCGCGCACGCGGAGTACTTCGCCGCCGGCGCGCAGGTCGCGATCACTGCGTCATACCAGGTGGGCTTCTCCTCGCTCGCCCGACGCGGGTTCTCGGCCGCCGACACCGAGGGCATGCTTCGCGCCAGCGTGAGACTCGCCGCATCCGCTCTCTCCGCCGTCGTCGCCGACGGGGTCCCGCGCTGGATCGCCGCATCGATCGGCCCCTACGGCGCGACCCTCGGCGACGGCTCGGAGTACCGCGGCACGTCGGGACTGACCCGCGACGAGCTGCGCCGATGGCACGAACCACGGTTCGCGGTGCTCGCCGACGCGGGGGCCGATCTGCTCGCGTTCGAGACCATCCCCACGCTCGACGAAGCCGCGGCTCTCGTCGATCTCGCGCGCGGCTGCGGGCGGCCCGCCTGGTTGTCCTTCACGATCGAGGGCGGGCGACTGCGATCGGGGCAGCCGATGGCAGACGGCTTCGCCCTGGCGAACACCGCGGACGAGGTCATCGCGGTCGGGATCAACTGCTCCCACCCCGACGAGGTGCCCGGTGCGATCGCCGCCGCCCGGTCGGTGACCGACCGCCCCGTCGTGATCTACCCGAACTCGGGCGAGCGGTGGGACGCCGACGCTCGGGTATGGCGCGGCGCCCCCGGTCTCCCCGGCGACGACTGGGCGGCCGGAGCGAGCCTGGTGGGCGGATGCTGCCGGGTGGGGCCCGCTGACATCGCGCGGGTGAGGGCGGGGTTGCGCGCCGGTGGACCGATCCGTCGCCTTCGGTAG
- a CDS encoding response regulator transcription factor: protein MTTVLVVDDQSLIRQAVTDILSSEAGLAVLGEAVDGIEAVEKARELRPDVVLMDIRMPRLDGIGATSAICADPDLTETRVLILTTFEEDEYLVAALRAGASGFIGKGAEPDEIVRAVRAVHAGDALLSPTATRSLITRYVLPPAPAPRGDQAPVPPALAHLTEREREVLLLVGRGRSNQEIADELVISPHTAKTHVNRIMTKLYAHDRAQLVITAYESGMLSPGEA, encoded by the coding sequence ATGACCACGGTGCTCGTCGTCGACGACCAATCGCTGATTCGCCAGGCGGTGACCGACATCCTGTCGTCGGAGGCCGGCCTCGCCGTCCTCGGCGAGGCGGTCGACGGGATCGAGGCGGTCGAGAAGGCGCGCGAGCTGCGCCCCGACGTGGTGCTCATGGACATCCGGATGCCGCGGCTCGACGGCATCGGCGCCACCTCGGCCATCTGCGCCGATCCCGACCTCACCGAGACCCGCGTGCTCATCCTCACCACGTTCGAGGAGGACGAGTACCTCGTCGCGGCTCTCCGCGCCGGGGCGAGCGGCTTCATCGGAAAGGGCGCCGAACCGGACGAGATCGTCCGAGCCGTGCGGGCGGTGCACGCCGGCGACGCGCTGCTCTCACCCACCGCGACCCGCAGCCTCATCACGCGGTACGTCCTACCGCCGGCGCCCGCGCCCCGCGGCGACCAGGCCCCCGTGCCGCCCGCCCTCGCCCATCTGACGGAGCGCGAGCGCGAGGTGCTGCTGCTGGTCGGTCGCGGGCGCTCGAACCAGGAGATCGCCGACGAACTCGTCATCTCGCCTCACACCGCGAAGACGCACGTGAACCGGATCATGACGAAGCTCTACGCCCACGATCGCGCCCAGCTCGTCATCACCGCGTATGAGAGCGGGATGCTCTCGCCCGGCGAGGCGTGA
- a CDS encoding manganese efflux pump MntP family protein, giving the protein MNETLDTIDVSGVRLPARRERRPVSFFNLLVVSVGVSADAFAVSLAQGVRVKAQVYRDALLVALTFGLFQAVMPLLGYLLGAQFSALIAPVDHWIAFGLLALIGGKMLWEAFRSHPDAAPSGRIRPRELLLLGIATSIDALAVGISFAFLDVDIVPAVVLIGVITFAVSFVGVALGHRVGTRFQKPAEIAGGLVLIGIGTKILLEHLLG; this is encoded by the coding sequence GTGAACGAGACTCTCGACACCATCGACGTGTCGGGCGTTCGCCTGCCCGCGCGCCGAGAAAGGCGCCCCGTGTCCTTCTTCAACCTGCTCGTCGTCTCGGTCGGCGTCTCGGCCGACGCGTTCGCCGTCTCCCTGGCGCAGGGGGTGCGCGTGAAGGCCCAGGTCTATCGCGACGCCCTCCTCGTGGCGCTGACCTTCGGCCTCTTCCAGGCGGTCATGCCGTTGCTGGGTTACCTGCTGGGCGCGCAGTTCAGCGCACTCATCGCCCCGGTCGACCACTGGATCGCGTTCGGTCTGCTCGCGCTCATCGGCGGCAAGATGCTCTGGGAAGCCTTCCGCTCACACCCGGATGCTGCGCCTTCCGGCCGCATCCGCCCGCGCGAGCTGCTGCTGCTCGGCATCGCGACGAGCATCGACGCCCTCGCCGTCGGGATCAGCTTCGCGTTCCTCGACGTCGACATCGTGCCGGCGGTCGTGCTCATCGGCGTCATCACGTTCGCCGTCTCGTTCGTCGGCGTCGCGCTCGGTCACCGCGTCGGAACCCGCTTCCAGAAGCCCGCTGAGATCGCCGGAGGCCTCGTGCTGATCGGCATCGGCACGAAGATCCTGCTGGAGCACCTCCTCGGCTAG
- a CDS encoding alkene reductase: MDLFSPLAVGDLDLPNRVVMAPLTRMRSGADGVPGDIVVEHYAQRAGLGLIITEGVYPSAESRAYPGQPGIVTDEQAEGWRAVAEAVHAEGGRIVMQLMNGGRVSHTDITGTDRIVAPSAVAIDGEVHTPEGKKAFPVPHALTTAELDDVRAEFVAAARRAIDAGMDGVEVHSANGYLLHQFLSPVSNQRTDLYGGSPQARARFVVEVTAAVAAEVGAGRVGIRLSPAHNIQDVVETDPADVRATYEALVDGLARLGLAYLSVLHAEPAGDLVQDLRSRFGGVFIANSGFGQLTTKDEAAEFVARGAADAVAVGRLAIANPDLVERWRGGHPENEPNPATFYGSGPEGYTDYPRLAG; the protein is encoded by the coding sequence GTGGATCTGTTCTCCCCCCTCGCCGTCGGCGACCTCGACCTCCCCAACCGCGTCGTGATGGCGCCCCTGACGCGCATGCGCTCCGGCGCCGACGGCGTGCCCGGCGACATCGTCGTCGAGCACTACGCCCAGCGCGCCGGCCTCGGGCTCATCATCACCGAGGGCGTGTACCCGAGCGCCGAGTCGCGGGCCTACCCCGGCCAGCCGGGGATCGTCACCGACGAGCAGGCCGAGGGATGGCGAGCCGTCGCAGAGGCGGTGCACGCCGAAGGCGGACGCATCGTGATGCAGCTCATGAACGGCGGACGCGTCTCGCACACCGACATCACGGGCACCGACCGCATCGTCGCCCCCAGCGCCGTCGCGATCGACGGCGAGGTGCACACCCCCGAGGGCAAGAAGGCCTTCCCCGTGCCGCACGCCTTGACGACGGCAGAGCTCGACGACGTGCGCGCCGAATTCGTCGCGGCCGCCCGCCGGGCGATCGACGCCGGGATGGACGGGGTCGAAGTGCACAGCGCGAACGGGTACCTGCTGCACCAGTTCCTCTCCCCCGTCTCGAACCAGCGCACCGATCTCTACGGGGGGTCTCCGCAGGCCCGCGCGCGGTTCGTCGTCGAGGTGACCGCGGCCGTCGCGGCCGAGGTCGGCGCCGGTCGCGTCGGCATCCGCCTCTCCCCCGCGCACAACATCCAGGACGTCGTCGAGACCGACCCCGCCGACGTGCGCGCCACCTACGAGGCGCTCGTCGACGGCCTCGCACGCCTCGGCCTCGCCTACCTCAGCGTGCTGCACGCCGAACCGGCCGGCGACCTGGTGCAAGACCTCCGTTCGCGGTTCGGCGGCGTGTTCATCGCCAACAGCGGCTTCGGTCAGCTGACGACGAAGGACGAGGCGGCCGAGTTCGTCGCGCGCGGAGCAGCGGATGCTGTCGCCGTCGGGCGTCTCGCGATCGCCAACCCCGACCTCGTCGAGCGGTGGCGTGGCGGCCACCCCGAGAACGAGCCGAACCCGGCGACGTTCTACGGCTCCGGCCCGGAGGGCTACACCGACTACCCGCGCCTGGCGGGCTGA
- a CDS encoding MFS transporter, translated as MTAPVLAPAPGWRMWLVWAVGLAGYVLSITNRTSLSAVGVDAATRFNADASALSMFAVIQLAVYGGMQIPVGLLLDRFGARPVMTIGMVLMAVGQLVMAFASDVGIGILARVLLGAGDAAIFPSVLRVIATWFPAQRAPFLVQMTGVIGQLGQIVSIIPLAALLHATSWSVAFGSLAGLGLLFAVLIFAIIRNRPPSRAVDVAVDTDTGTITVVRSAADLRQGFREAWAHPATRLGFWSHFTTPLAGYVFVILWGFPFLTAGEGLQPAAASLVLTAFVVFGIVVGPVMGALSSRHPMRRSLWLVIPSVALQAAAWITVIVWPGQAPLWLLLVLAFAMGTGGPASMIAFDHARAHNPSHRLSTATGIVNGGGFLAGLLAILAIGIAMDLQGAGTPDTYSLDAFRIAFLTQVPLWLLGTTFIIVERKRTRILLGLDPPRRAR; from the coding sequence GTGACTGCTCCCGTGCTCGCCCCCGCGCCGGGTTGGCGCATGTGGCTGGTGTGGGCCGTGGGCCTCGCGGGCTACGTGCTGTCGATCACCAACCGCACGTCGCTGTCGGCGGTCGGTGTGGATGCGGCGACCCGCTTCAACGCGGATGCGTCGGCGCTGTCGATGTTCGCCGTGATCCAGCTCGCGGTCTACGGCGGCATGCAGATCCCCGTCGGGCTCCTCCTCGACCGATTCGGTGCGCGGCCCGTCATGACGATCGGCATGGTGCTGATGGCGGTCGGTCAGCTGGTGATGGCGTTCGCCTCCGACGTCGGCATCGGCATCCTCGCGCGCGTACTGCTGGGCGCCGGCGACGCCGCCATCTTCCCCAGCGTGCTGCGGGTGATCGCGACGTGGTTCCCCGCTCAGCGGGCGCCGTTCCTCGTGCAGATGACGGGCGTCATCGGCCAGCTCGGTCAGATCGTGTCGATCATCCCGCTGGCGGCGCTGCTGCACGCCACGTCGTGGAGCGTGGCCTTCGGCAGCCTTGCCGGGCTCGGGTTGCTGTTCGCGGTGCTGATCTTCGCGATCATCCGCAACCGACCGCCCAGTCGCGCGGTCGACGTCGCCGTCGACACCGACACCGGAACGATCACCGTGGTGCGCTCGGCCGCCGACCTGCGGCAGGGCTTCCGCGAGGCCTGGGCGCACCCGGCCACCCGGCTCGGGTTCTGGTCGCACTTCACGACACCGCTCGCCGGCTACGTCTTCGTGATCCTGTGGGGCTTCCCCTTCTTGACGGCGGGCGAGGGGCTGCAACCCGCCGCGGCCTCACTCGTCCTGACCGCGTTCGTGGTCTTCGGCATCGTCGTCGGGCCGGTGATGGGCGCGCTGTCGAGCCGCCACCCGATGCGGCGCTCCCTGTGGCTCGTGATTCCCTCGGTGGCGCTCCAGGCGGCGGCGTGGATCACCGTCATCGTCTGGCCCGGCCAGGCTCCGCTGTGGCTGCTGTTGGTTCTCGCATTCGCGATGGGCACCGGGGGCCCCGCATCGATGATCGCGTTCGACCATGCGCGTGCCCACAATCCGAGCCACCGCCTCAGTACCGCGACGGGCATCGTCAACGGAGGCGGTTTTCTCGCGGGGCTCCTGGCGATCCTCGCCATCGGCATCGCGATGGACCTGCAGGGGGCTGGAACGCCCGACACCTATTCGCTCGACGCGTTCCGCATCGCCTTCCTCACGCAGGTGCCGCTGTGGCTTCTCGGCACGACGTTCATCATCGTGGAGCGCAAGCGCACCCGCATCCTTCTGGGTCTCGACCCTCCGCGCCGCGCTCGGTGA
- a CDS encoding ABC1 kinase family protein, producing MLADILTALFAIASAFLVGFVARRILETPVGWPRSILVGLLVFSVGLPFSNWMLDQSGLLVDGRTDDVQSALLALAVVVLSLAWIFALGLAVLVALEAIFPTRPLPNPIDVARAGIRQRKRTRRYLQILAIASQHGAGWLVHGTSRVERELTTSQQRAQALVSTINDSGVTFVKLGQVLSTRRDLIPEPYISALSTLQSSANTLAWDVVETVIQGELDRPIDEVFASIDPAPLAAASVAQVHTGTLLDGTPVVVKVQRPAARAQVEADVDIILRLAQRAERQTRAGKDLRLESVARGFTSTLLDELDYRIEARNMEMIRTALALIAEDDGEERPLLSIPAVHAHASTKRLLTMDLVAGEPLSRARDRLDAMSADDRDALAIGLMTSVIQQILLYGVFHADLHPGNVILRDDGTLGLIDFGAIGVIERSQREHMTALLLGALTEDDVIASDALLLIVDVPADADIDAFRHDIGIVLTSERYRPPGDGSIFSRMVDVIRDHRIALPGDLASAFRSFATLEGCLRVLVPDFDMIARALPVVPGLARRMVSPKRLALDTQASAALAAVRVKALPQRLENLMTGIENGTAGLRVRAIPGEAQEGFVRSIAAQVVGALVSITAVVVAIVLTVTDTGPQYPGGWGLFDLLGAAIGLFGFLGLLRVVRQLFVRAPR from the coding sequence GTGCTCGCCGATATTCTGACGGCGCTCTTCGCGATCGCTTCGGCGTTCCTCGTCGGCTTCGTCGCACGACGCATCCTCGAGACGCCGGTCGGCTGGCCCCGCAGCATCCTCGTCGGGCTCCTCGTCTTCAGTGTGGGGCTGCCCTTCTCGAACTGGATGCTGGATCAGTCGGGCCTGCTCGTGGACGGGCGCACCGACGACGTTCAGTCGGCCCTCCTGGCTCTCGCGGTGGTGGTGCTCTCCCTCGCGTGGATCTTCGCCCTCGGGCTCGCGGTGCTCGTCGCGCTGGAGGCCATCTTCCCGACGAGACCGCTTCCGAATCCGATCGACGTCGCACGCGCGGGCATCCGTCAGCGCAAGCGCACCCGCCGCTACCTCCAGATCCTCGCGATCGCGTCGCAGCACGGTGCGGGCTGGCTCGTGCACGGCACGTCGCGCGTGGAGCGGGAGCTCACGACCAGCCAGCAGCGAGCGCAGGCGCTGGTGTCGACCATCAACGACTCCGGCGTCACTTTCGTGAAGCTCGGACAGGTGCTCTCCACCCGCCGCGATCTGATCCCCGAGCCCTACATCTCGGCGCTGTCGACCCTGCAGTCCAGCGCGAACACCCTCGCATGGGACGTCGTGGAGACCGTGATCCAGGGCGAGCTGGACCGCCCGATCGACGAGGTCTTCGCGTCGATCGACCCCGCGCCGCTCGCCGCCGCGTCGGTCGCGCAGGTGCACACCGGCACCCTCCTCGACGGGACGCCCGTCGTGGTCAAGGTGCAGCGGCCGGCCGCACGGGCGCAGGTGGAGGCCGACGTCGACATCATCCTGCGCCTGGCGCAGCGCGCCGAGCGGCAGACCCGCGCGGGCAAGGACCTGCGGCTGGAGTCGGTCGCGCGCGGGTTCACCTCCACGCTCCTCGATGAGCTCGATTACCGCATCGAGGCGCGGAACATGGAGATGATCCGCACCGCGCTGGCCCTCATCGCCGAGGACGACGGGGAGGAGCGTCCGCTGCTGTCGATCCCGGCCGTGCACGCGCACGCATCGACGAAGCGTCTGCTCACCATGGACCTCGTCGCCGGGGAGCCGCTCAGCCGGGCGCGCGACCGGCTCGATGCGATGTCGGCCGACGACCGCGACGCGCTCGCGATCGGGCTCATGACCTCGGTCATCCAGCAGATCCTGCTCTACGGCGTCTTCCACGCCGACCTCCACCCCGGCAACGTGATCCTCCGCGACGACGGGACGCTCGGGCTCATCGACTTCGGAGCGATCGGGGTGATCGAGAGGAGCCAGCGCGAGCACATGACCGCGCTCCTGCTCGGGGCGCTCACGGAGGACGACGTGATCGCCAGCGACGCGCTGCTGCTCATCGTCGACGTGCCGGCCGATGCCGACATCGACGCGTTCCGCCACGACATCGGCATCGTGCTCACCTCCGAGCGCTACCGGCCCCCGGGCGACGGGTCGATCTTCTCCCGGATGGTCGACGTCATCCGCGACCACCGCATCGCCCTGCCGGGCGACCTCGCATCGGCGTTCCGCAGTTTCGCGACCCTCGAAGGGTGCCTGCGGGTGCTCGTGCCCGACTTTGACATGATCGCCCGCGCGCTCCCGGTCGTGCCCGGCCTCGCGCGCCGCATGGTCTCGCCGAAGCGCCTCGCCCTCGACACGCAGGCGAGTGCGGCGCTGGCCGCGGTGCGGGTGAAGGCGCTGCCGCAACGGCTCGAGAACCTGATGACCGGCATCGAGAACGGCACCGCGGGCCTGCGCGTGCGCGCGATCCCCGGTGAGGCGCAGGAGGGATTCGTCCGCTCGATCGCCGCGCAGGTCGTGGGCGCCCTGGTGTCGATCACGGCCGTCGTGGTCGCGATCGTGCTGACGGTGACCGATACCGGCCCCCAATACCCGGGCGGATGGGGGCTGTTCGACCTGCTCGGCGCCGCGATCGGCCTGTTCGGCTTCCTGGGGCTCCTCCGCGTCGTGCGGCAGCTCTTCGTGCGCGCGCCGCGCTAG
- a CDS encoding sensor histidine kinase, which translates to MVDAAGRARIPGQLHWRPPSWVGDLLAAALIVGAAFAPFPQEEFRPGSLLALALVIAPAFVLPFRRRWPIPVLAVIIVLYGAAALLGTLSAGNAIAAAVAMFAVANRSTRRVTIIVAAVAVVDIVLLSLLATVGSVWDPRALQFAITVAFASAAGDATRSRREYIIAVTERAERAEQTREAEASRRVAEERLRIARDLHDAVAHQISVISLNAGVASSALESRPEKAKEALGTIRVASRAVLGEIGDLLAVLRADDPEERESRPQPGLDRFDDLVADFSRVGLTVQTRVEGDLAQVTGATGLVAYRVIQEGLTNAQKHGAGYRAHVLIDVGPDRVTVVVTNPLPVPHGDHGDPRGHGLLGIRERVASVKGDVEAGTTVGGWRLAATLPLTRKDAP; encoded by the coding sequence ATGGTGGATGCTGCGGGGCGCGCTCGGATACCGGGGCAGCTGCACTGGCGTCCGCCCTCGTGGGTCGGCGACCTGCTGGCCGCCGCGCTGATCGTCGGCGCCGCGTTCGCGCCCTTCCCGCAGGAGGAGTTCCGCCCCGGCAGCCTCCTGGCGCTCGCGCTCGTGATCGCTCCGGCCTTCGTCCTCCCGTTCCGTCGGCGCTGGCCGATCCCGGTGCTGGCCGTGATCATCGTGCTCTACGGGGCTGCGGCCCTCCTCGGCACGCTCTCGGCCGGCAACGCCATCGCCGCCGCCGTGGCGATGTTCGCCGTGGCGAACCGGTCCACGCGCCGGGTCACCATCATCGTCGCGGCCGTGGCGGTGGTCGACATCGTACTGCTGAGCCTGCTCGCGACCGTCGGAAGCGTCTGGGACCCGCGGGCGCTCCAGTTCGCGATCACGGTCGCGTTCGCCTCGGCGGCGGGCGATGCGACCCGCTCTCGCCGGGAGTACATCATCGCCGTCACCGAACGCGCCGAGCGGGCCGAGCAGACCCGTGAGGCCGAGGCCAGCCGGCGGGTCGCCGAAGAGCGCCTGCGCATCGCGCGCGACCTCCACGACGCGGTCGCCCACCAGATCTCGGTCATCAGCCTCAACGCCGGTGTCGCATCATCGGCCCTCGAGAGCAGGCCCGAGAAGGCGAAGGAGGCTCTGGGCACGATCCGCGTGGCCTCGCGCGCCGTCCTCGGCGAGATCGGCGATCTGCTCGCGGTGCTGCGCGCCGACGACCCCGAGGAACGCGAGAGCAGACCGCAGCCCGGCCTCGATCGTTTCGACGACCTCGTCGCCGATTTCTCGCGCGTCGGCCTGACCGTGCAGACGCGTGTCGAGGGTGACCTGGCGCAGGTCACCGGTGCGACGGGCCTGGTCGCGTACCGGGTGATCCAGGAGGGTCTCACCAACGCCCAGAAGCACGGCGCGGGGTACCGCGCTCACGTGCTGATCGACGTCGGCCCCGACCGTGTGACGGTCGTCGTCACCAACCCGCTGCCCGTTCCGCACGGCGACCACGGCGATCCTCGGGGGCACGGTCTCCTGGGCATCCGCGAGCGGGTCGCGTCGGTGAAGGGCGACGTCGAGGCAGGTACGACCGTCGGCGGGTGGCGCCTGGCCGCTACGCTGCCGCTCACCCGGAAGGACGCCCCATGA
- a CDS encoding ABC transporter permease, translated as MRTLDLIGTAVSNTFRSKTRTILTILAIFVGAFTLTLTNGLGTGINAYIDDTVSGVGASDTMTVTKTAESTAGFASTDSGPTEYNPDSVTSAQPGPPGATVVALGPDDLSALGDVDGVLDVQATKSITADYIEGGDGSKYVVSVGSLVAGQAVNVLAGSEPDDSSADLQLALPASYVEPLGFSSDDDAVGQTVTIQVTDATRTPHLIEATISGVAEESIASPTGSAIVPNDALTDQLFETQNIGVPADQVERYAQATVWFSPDATDEQISDLKTNLADAGYTGTTVADQLGTIKTVIDGIVLVLNAFAVIALLAASFGIVNTLLMSVQERTREIGLMKAMGMGSGRVFGLFSLEAAFIGFLGSAIGAVGAILAGTAISTALSGSLLADLPGLDLIAFDPLSIGAVILIVMLIAFLAGTLPAARAAKADPVESLRYE; from the coding sequence ATGAGAACCCTCGACCTCATCGGGACGGCCGTCTCGAACACCTTCCGCTCCAAGACCCGCACCATCCTGACGATCCTCGCGATCTTCGTCGGTGCGTTCACCCTGACGCTCACGAACGGCCTCGGCACCGGCATCAACGCCTACATCGACGACACCGTCTCAGGGGTGGGCGCCTCCGACACCATGACGGTCACCAAGACCGCCGAGTCCACGGCCGGGTTCGCCTCGACCGACTCGGGTCCGACCGAGTACAACCCCGACTCGGTCACCAGCGCGCAGCCCGGCCCTCCGGGAGCGACCGTCGTAGCCCTCGGACCCGACGACCTCTCCGCACTCGGTGACGTCGACGGGGTGCTCGATGTGCAGGCGACGAAGTCGATCACCGCCGACTACATCGAGGGCGGCGACGGCTCGAAGTACGTCGTGAGCGTGGGGAGTCTCGTGGCCGGGCAGGCCGTGAACGTGCTCGCCGGCAGTGAGCCCGACGACTCTTCCGCCGATCTGCAGCTCGCGCTGCCGGCCTCGTACGTCGAACCGCTCGGCTTCTCGAGCGACGACGACGCCGTGGGGCAGACGGTCACCATCCAGGTGACGGATGCGACGCGCACCCCGCACCTGATCGAGGCGACGATCAGCGGGGTCGCCGAGGAGAGCATCGCGTCTCCGACCGGCTCGGCGATCGTGCCGAACGATGCTCTGACCGACCAGCTGTTCGAGACGCAGAACATCGGCGTCCCCGCCGATCAGGTCGAGCGCTACGCCCAGGCGACCGTGTGGTTCAGCCCCGACGCCACCGACGAGCAGATTAGCGATCTCAAGACGAACCTGGCCGACGCCGGCTACACCGGCACGACGGTCGCCGATCAGCTCGGCACGATCAAGACCGTGATCGACGGCATCGTGCTCGTGCTGAACGCGTTCGCGGTGATCGCCCTGCTCGCGGCGAGCTTCGGCATCGTCAACACGCTGCTGATGTCGGTGCAGGAGCGCACCCGCGAGATCGGCCTGATGAAGGCGATGGGCATGGGGAGCGGGCGCGTCTTCGGCCTGTTCAGTCTCGAGGCGGCCTTCATCGGGTTCCTCGGCAGCGCGATCGGGGCCGTCGGAGCCATCCTCGCGGGAACCGCGATCAGCACGGCCCTCTCCGGGTCGCTGCTCGCCGACCTGCCGGGGCTCGATCTCATCGCCTTCGACCCCCTCTCGATCGGCGCGGTGATCCTGATCGTCATGCTGATCGCGTTCCTCGCCGGCACGCTTCCCGCCGCCCGGGCAGCGAAGGCCGACCCGGTGGAGTCGCTGCGGTACGAGTGA
- a CDS encoding ABC transporter ATP-binding protein, which yields MTPIISVKDVRRSYGRGQNRFEALKGVSFDIFEGESVAIVGKSGSGKSTLMHVLALLDAPTSGTVELEGVDTRELRGRRLNKTRNKTFGFVFQQFFLTANASVLENVLLPMKIAGVGRIERRRRALAALEQLELADKAKNKAVNLSGGQKQRTVIARALVNDPRIIFADEPTGNLDSHTGAVVEDILFSLNRETGITLIVVTHDEELAARCDRRILIRDGLLVDESAAVAA from the coding sequence ATGACGCCGATCATCTCGGTCAAGGACGTACGCCGGTCGTACGGTCGAGGCCAGAACCGTTTCGAAGCGCTCAAGGGGGTGAGCTTCGACATCTTCGAGGGCGAGAGCGTCGCGATCGTCGGCAAGAGCGGCTCGGGGAAGTCGACGCTCATGCACGTGCTCGCCCTGCTCGATGCCCCGACGTCGGGCACGGTGGAGCTCGAGGGCGTCGACACGCGCGAACTGCGCGGGCGCCGCCTCAACAAGACGCGCAACAAGACCTTCGGGTTCGTGTTCCAGCAGTTCTTCCTCACCGCGAACGCGTCGGTGCTCGAGAACGTGCTGCTGCCGATGAAGATCGCCGGGGTCGGCCGCATCGAACGTCGTCGCCGCGCCCTGGCCGCACTCGAGCAGCTCGAGCTCGCCGACAAGGCGAAGAACAAGGCAGTGAACCTCTCGGGAGGTCAGAAGCAGCGCACCGTCATCGCCCGCGCCCTGGTGAACGACCCCCGCATCATCTTCGCCGACGAGCCGACCGGAAACCTCGACTCGCACACCGGCGCGGTGGTCGAAGACATCCTGTTCTCCCTCAACCGCGAGACCGGGATCACCCTCATCGTGGTCACCCACGACGAGGAGCTCGCGGCCCGCTGCGACCGTCGCATCCTGATCCGAGACGGCCTGCTGGTCGACGAGTCGGCGGCGGTGGCCGCATGA